One part of the Granulicella arctica genome encodes these proteins:
- a CDS encoding nucleoside hydrolase — translation MNLKQATTILAITLLHLCPTTIFAQAQTPTQTILIDTDIGDDIDDAYALALTLASPDIKILGISSAWGDTALRSRMIDRLLCETGRDDIPSLTGIEKTTHGAANFSQQPWAAAGIPHPHKDAIAFLLDQATQHPGQITLLAIAPLTNIGAAIDRDPAAFRKLKRVVLMGGSVYKGYSDGLGITPPAPPSREYNIAMDPAAAQKLFRSGVPIVMLPLDATQLKFDETKRALLASISTPLTDSLQVLTAEYTRNTHWPTPTMFDVVAAATLIDPAICPTTPLHIDIDATGDTRPTPGTPNANVCLTPNEQAFNQLLLTRLLNQKLTPTHTCTNP, via the coding sequence ATGAACCTAAAACAAGCCACCACCATCCTGGCCATCACCCTCCTCCACCTCTGCCCCACCACCATCTTCGCGCAAGCGCAAACCCCCACCCAAACCATCCTCATCGACACCGACATCGGCGACGACATCGACGACGCCTACGCCCTAGCCCTCACCCTCGCCAGCCCCGACATCAAAATCCTCGGCATCTCCTCCGCCTGGGGCGACACCGCCCTCCGCAGCCGCATGATCGACCGCCTCCTCTGCGAGACCGGCCGCGACGACATCCCCTCCCTCACCGGCATCGAAAAAACCACCCACGGCGCAGCCAACTTCTCCCAGCAACCCTGGGCCGCCGCAGGCATCCCGCACCCCCACAAGGACGCCATCGCCTTCCTCCTCGATCAAGCCACCCAGCACCCCGGCCAGATCACCCTCCTCGCCATCGCCCCCCTCACCAACATCGGCGCCGCCATCGACCGCGACCCCGCCGCCTTCCGCAAGCTCAAGCGCGTCGTCCTCATGGGAGGCTCCGTCTACAAAGGCTACAGCGACGGCCTCGGCATCACACCCCCCGCCCCGCCCAGCCGCGAGTACAACATCGCCATGGACCCCGCCGCCGCACAAAAACTCTTCCGCTCCGGAGTCCCCATCGTCATGCTGCCGCTCGACGCAACCCAGCTCAAGTTCGACGAGACCAAACGCGCCCTCCTCGCCTCCATCAGCACCCCCCTCACCGACTCCCTCCAGGTCCTCACCGCCGAGTACACCCGCAACACCCACTGGCCCACCCCCACCATGTTCGACGTCGTCGCCGCCGCCACCCTCATCGACCCCGCCATCTGCCCCACCACCCCCCTCCACATCGACATCGACGCAACCGGCGACACCCGCCCCACCCCCGGCACCCCCAACGCCAACGTCTGCCTCACCCCCAACGAGCAAGCCTTCAACCAACTCCTCCTAACACGCCTCCTCAACCAAAAACTAACCCCAACCCACACCTGCACCAACCCATAG